Proteins encoded together in one Bacteroides zoogleoformans window:
- a CDS encoding UDP-glucose dehydrogenase family protein, translated as MKIAIVGTGYVGLVTGTCFAEIGVNVICVDTNSEKIEALKKGVIPIYENGLEDMVNRNVKAGRLQFTTSLESCLNEVDVVFSAVGTPPDEDGSADLSYVLEVARTIGRNMQKYVLVVTKSTVPVGTARKVRAAIQTELDKRGADIEFDVASNPEFLKEGNAINDFMSPDRVVVGVESERAKVIMSKLYKPFLLNNFRVIFMDIPSAEMTKYAANSMLATRISFMNDIANLCELVGADVNMVRSGIGSDTRIGRKFLYPGIGYGGSCFPKDVKALIKTAEQNGYKMSVLQAVEEVNENQKSVLFEKLQKHFNNNLKGKTIALWGLSFKPETDDMREAPALVLIDKLLKAGCSIRAYDPAAINECRRRIGDSIFYAKDMYDATLDADALMLITEWNEFRLPSWAVIKKAMKQLLILDGRNIYDKKELEEQGFIYRCIGK; from the coding sequence ATGAAAATAGCTATTGTTGGTACAGGCTACGTCGGTTTAGTGACCGGCACTTGTTTTGCGGAAATCGGTGTCAATGTAATTTGTGTAGACACTAACAGTGAAAAAATAGAAGCACTGAAAAAAGGCGTCATCCCCATCTATGAGAATGGATTGGAAGATATGGTAAACCGTAATGTGAAAGCAGGGCGCTTGCAATTCACAACTTCTTTAGAGAGTTGCTTAAACGAAGTGGACGTTGTGTTCAGTGCCGTGGGAACACCTCCCGACGAGGATGGCAGTGCCGACCTGAGTTATGTATTGGAGGTAGCTCGCACCATTGGACGAAATATGCAGAAGTATGTATTGGTGGTAACAAAAAGTACCGTACCTGTAGGTACTGCTCGGAAAGTGCGTGCGGCCATTCAGACTGAGTTGGACAAGAGAGGAGCAGATATTGAGTTTGATGTCGCTTCGAACCCGGAATTTCTGAAGGAAGGCAACGCCATCAATGACTTTATGAGTCCTGACCGTGTAGTAGTGGGGGTGGAATCGGAACGTGCGAAAGTGATAATGAGCAAACTGTATAAACCTTTCTTGCTGAATAACTTCCGCGTCATTTTTATGGATATACCTTCTGCCGAAATGACCAAATATGCCGCCAACTCCATGTTGGCCACCCGAATCAGCTTTATGAATGACATTGCCAATTTGTGTGAATTGGTGGGAGCTGACGTCAATATGGTACGGAGCGGTATAGGTTCTGATACTCGTATCGGACGCAAGTTCCTATATCCGGGCATCGGCTATGGGGGCTCTTGTTTTCCAAAAGACGTAAAGGCCCTGATAAAGACAGCCGAACAAAATGGATATAAAATGAGTGTGCTTCAAGCTGTAGAAGAAGTTAATGAGAACCAAAAAAGCGTCTTGTTCGAGAAGTTGCAGAAGCATTTCAATAACAACCTGAAAGGAAAGACCATTGCTCTGTGGGGATTATCGTTCAAGCCGGAAACAGACGATATGCGCGAAGCACCCGCCTTGGTCTTGATTGACAAACTATTGAAAGCCGGATGTAGCATACGGGCATACGACCCTGCTGCCATCAATGAATGCCGTCGCCGCATTGGCGATAGCATATTCTACGCGAAAGACATGTATGACGCTACACTGGACGCGGACGCATTGATGCTGATTACCGAATGGAACGAATTCCGTTTACCATCGTGGGCAGTCATCAAGAAGGCTATGAAGCAGTTGCTGATACTCGATGGGCGTAATATTTATGACAAAAAAGAACTGGAGGAACAGGGCTTTATATATCGTTGCATCGGTAAGTAA
- a CDS encoding tagaturonate reductase has product MKALNKETAVKVQRPERIIQFGEGNFLRAFVDWIIYNMNQKTDFDSSVVVVQPIDKGMVDMLNAQDDLYHLNLQGLEKGETVNSLTLIDVISRALNPYTQNEEFLKLAEQPEMRFVISNTTEAGIAFDPSCKLTDAPASSYPGKLTQLLYHRFKTFNGDKSKGLIIFPCELIFLNGHKLKETIYQYIELWQLGDEFKTWFEEACGVYATLVDRIVPGFPRKDITAIKEQLQYDDNLVVQAEIFHLWVIEAPKEVAKEFPADKAGLNVLFVPSEEPYHERKVTLLNGPHTVLSPVSYLSGINIVRDACQHPVIGRYINKVMFDELMETLNLPKNELKKFAEDVLERFNNPFVDHAVTSIMLNSFPKYQTRDLPGLKTYLQRKGELPQGLVLGLAAIITYYKGGVREDGAEIAPNDAPEIMKLLKDLWATRDTQKVTEGVLGATFIWGEDLNSIPGLSAAVKANLDSILSKGMLETVKSIL; this is encoded by the coding sequence ATGAAAGCATTAAACAAAGAAACAGCGGTGAAAGTACAACGTCCGGAACGTATCATCCAGTTTGGCGAAGGAAATTTCCTGCGTGCGTTTGTGGATTGGATTATCTACAACATGAATCAAAAGACCGATTTCGATAGCAGCGTAGTGGTAGTGCAGCCCATCGACAAAGGTATGGTGGATATGCTGAATGCGCAAGATGACCTTTATCACCTTAATCTGCAAGGTCTGGAGAAAGGAGAAACCGTTAACAGCCTGACTTTGATTGACGTAATCAGCCGTGCTTTGAATCCTTATACGCAAAACGAAGAGTTTCTGAAGCTGGCAGAACAACCGGAAATGCGCTTTGTCATCTCCAACACAACCGAAGCGGGGATTGCCTTTGACCCTTCATGCAAACTGACCGATGCTCCCGCCTCTTCCTATCCGGGCAAACTGACACAGTTGCTGTATCATCGTTTCAAGACATTCAATGGCGACAAGAGCAAAGGGCTTATCATCTTCCCCTGCGAATTGATTTTCCTAAATGGACATAAACTAAAAGAAACGATTTATCAATACATCGAATTGTGGCAGTTGGGCGATGAGTTCAAAACCTGGTTCGAAGAAGCTTGTGGCGTATATGCTACCTTGGTCGACCGCATCGTACCGGGTTTTCCTCGCAAGGATATCACCGCTATCAAAGAACAGTTGCAATACGATGACAACCTTGTTGTACAAGCAGAGATTTTCCATCTGTGGGTAATCGAGGCTCCAAAAGAAGTGGCAAAAGAGTTCCCCGCAGATAAGGCCGGCCTGAACGTGCTGTTCGTTCCTTCTGAAGAACCATACCACGAAAGGAAGGTTACACTGCTGAATGGCCCTCACACTGTTCTGTCTCCGGTATCCTACCTCTCCGGAATCAATATTGTCCGTGACGCTTGCCAACATCCGGTAATAGGCAGATACATCAACAAAGTGATGTTTGACGAGCTAATGGAAACATTAAACTTGCCTAAAAACGAGCTGAAGAAGTTTGCGGAAGATGTGTTGGAGCGTTTCAACAATCCGTTTGTCGACCATGCCGTAACCAGCATCATGCTAAATTCATTCCCCAAATATCAGACTCGCGACCTTCCGGGGTTGAAGACCTATCTGCAACGCAAAGGTGAATTACCTCAAGGATTGGTGCTCGGTCTTGCGGCCATCATTACATATTACAAAGGCGGCGTTCGCGAGGATGGTGCTGAAATCGCTCCAAACGATGCACCTGAAATCATGAAACTGCTGAAAGATTTGTGGGCGACCCGCGATACTCAGAAAGTAACGGAAGGAGTATTGGGCGCAACGTTTATCTGGGGAGAAGACCTGAATTCCATTCCCGGACTTAGTGCTGCTGTGAAAGCCAACTTAGATTCTATTTTGTCTAAGGGAATGTTGGAAACAGTGAAAAGTATTCTCTAA
- the rfbC gene encoding dTDP-4-dehydrorhamnose 3,5-epimerase, producing the protein MNYIQTEIDGVWLIEPKILHDARGYFMEAFKEEEFRAHIGDVHFIQDNESKSSFGVLRGLHYQKAEYSQAKLVRVLCGRVLDVAVDLRKSSSTFGRYVSVELSGEDKRQFFIPRGFAHGFLVLSDEAVFTYKVDNAYTPQSEASIRYNDETIGIEWPIAGESLILSEKDRHAASFKDAVYYE; encoded by the coding sequence ATGAACTATATACAGACAGAGATTGATGGCGTATGGCTGATTGAACCAAAAATTCTTCATGACGCTCGCGGATATTTCATGGAGGCATTTAAAGAAGAAGAGTTTCGCGCCCATATAGGAGATGTTCACTTTATTCAGGATAATGAATCTAAGTCTTCTTTCGGGGTGCTGCGTGGTTTGCATTATCAGAAAGCGGAATACAGCCAGGCCAAGCTGGTACGTGTCCTATGCGGAAGGGTATTGGATGTAGCTGTCGACTTAAGAAAATCATCCTCTACATTCGGTCGATATGTCAGCGTGGAGCTGAGTGGAGAAGACAAACGACAGTTTTTCATCCCGAGAGGTTTTGCGCATGGTTTTTTGGTATTGAGCGATGAAGCTGTTTTTACTTATAAAGTGGACAATGCCTATACTCCCCAGTCCGAAGCGTCTATCCGCTATAATGACGAGACAATCGGCATAGAATGGCCCATTGCTGGAGAATCACTCATATTATCAGAAAAAGACAGACACGCCGCATCATTCAAAGATGCGGTTTATTATGAATAA
- a CDS encoding DEAD/DEAH box helicase: protein MNFAELNLNDNVLDALDAMRFEECTPIQEKSIPVILEGRDLIAVAQTGTGKTAAYLLPVLNELSEGGHPADAINCIVMAPTRELAQQIDQQMEGFSYFMPVSSVAVYGGNDGILFEQQKKGLTLGADVVIATPGRLIAHLSLGYVDLSRVSYFILDEADRMLDMGFYDDIMQIVKYLPKERQTIMFSATMPAKIQQLAHNILNNPVEVKLAVSKPAEKIVQAAYVCYENQKLGIIRNLFAEETPERVIIFASSKLKVKEVTKALKQMKLNVGEMHSDLEQAQREAVMYEFKAGRINILVATDIVARGIDIDDIRLVINYDVPHDSEDYVHRIGRTARANNDGVAITFVSEKEQGSFKAIERFLEKDIYKIPFPEELGKAPEYNPKSSDGNKRENNNGRKQPRKKSNRNKQNNKPKRS, encoded by the coding sequence ATGAACTTTGCCGAACTCAATTTAAATGACAATGTACTCGATGCGCTGGATGCCATGCGTTTTGAAGAGTGTACACCCATACAAGAGAAATCTATTCCGGTCATACTTGAAGGACGGGATTTGATAGCGGTAGCACAAACCGGAACCGGGAAAACCGCAGCGTATTTATTGCCCGTACTGAACGAACTTTCGGAAGGCGGGCATCCGGCTGATGCCATTAATTGTATTGTCATGGCCCCCACTCGCGAATTGGCTCAGCAAATAGATCAGCAGATGGAAGGCTTTTCTTACTTCATGCCTGTATCCAGCGTGGCTGTATATGGCGGTAATGACGGAATTTTATTTGAGCAGCAAAAAAAGGGGCTGACTTTAGGAGCTGATGTAGTCATTGCGACTCCCGGCCGTCTGATCGCTCATCTCAGTCTGGGGTATGTTGACCTTTCACGTGTCTCTTATTTCATTTTGGACGAAGCCGACCGTATGCTCGATATGGGATTTTATGATGATATCATGCAAATAGTCAAGTATCTTCCCAAAGAGCGTCAAACAATCATGTTCTCTGCCACCATGCCGGCTAAGATTCAACAGTTGGCTCACAATATACTCAATAACCCGGTGGAGGTTAAACTTGCAGTTTCAAAGCCGGCAGAGAAGATTGTGCAAGCAGCCTATGTTTGTTATGAAAATCAGAAGTTGGGGATTATCCGCAATTTGTTTGCTGAAGAAACGCCGGAACGCGTCATCATTTTTGCTTCTTCCAAATTGAAAGTAAAAGAGGTGACCAAAGCTTTGAAGCAAATGAAACTGAATGTCGGCGAGATGCACTCGGATTTGGAGCAGGCACAGCGTGAAGCCGTGATGTATGAGTTCAAGGCCGGACGTATCAATATCTTGGTGGCTACAGACATCGTGGCAAGAGGTATTGATATTGATGATATTCGTTTGGTGATAAATTATGATGTCCCTCATGACAGTGAAGACTATGTGCATCGTATCGGTCGTACAGCCCGTGCGAACAATGACGGTGTAGCCATCACTTTTGTGTCAGAAAAAGAACAAGGGAGTTTTAAGGCTATTGAGCGTTTCCTGGAAAAAGATATTTATAAGATACCGTTTCCGGAGGAGCTCGGAAAAGCGCCGGAATATAATCCAAAGTCATCCGATGGAAATAAACGGGAGAATAACAATGGGCGTAAACAGCCAAGAAAAAAAAGCAACCGGAATAAGCAAAACAACAAGCCTAAACGTTCATGA
- a CDS encoding peptide MFS transporter — protein sequence MTQSPQATTKGFSKAFWVSNTVELFERMAYYAVFIVLTIYLSNILGFNDFEASMISGLFSGGLYLLPIFSGAYADKIGFRKSMLIAFSLLSVGYLGLGLLPTLLEAAGLVEYGEVTRFSGLPESNNKWMIVPILFVIMVGGSFIKSIISGSVAKETTEATRARGYSIFYMMVNIGAFTGKTIVDPLRNLIGEQAYIYINYFSAAMTILALLSVILLYKSAHTAGEGKSMREIGRGFMRIITNWRLLILILIVTGFWMVQQQLYATMPKYVIRMAGETAKPGWIANVNPLVVVCCVSFITRLMAKRSAILSMNIGMFLIPISALLMACGNLLDNEVIGGMSNITLMMVLGIVVQALAECFISPRYLEYFSLQAPKGEEGMYLGFSHLHSFLSSIFGFGIAGVLLTEYCPDPLLFETREAWEAASTNAHYIWYYFAGIGLVAAIALSVFAKTTGIIDKKKKA from the coding sequence ATGACGCAATCGCCCCAAGCCACCACCAAAGGTTTCAGCAAGGCCTTTTGGGTAAGTAACACAGTCGAACTGTTTGAGCGTATGGCATATTATGCCGTATTTATTGTTCTCACCATTTATCTTTCCAACATTTTAGGTTTCAATGATTTTGAAGCGAGTATGATTTCCGGCTTGTTTTCGGGCGGGCTCTATCTGTTACCTATCTTTTCCGGAGCGTATGCCGACAAAATAGGTTTCAGGAAATCGATGCTTATAGCTTTTTCGTTGCTTTCCGTGGGATATTTGGGGCTGGGCCTGCTCCCTACTCTGCTGGAAGCAGCCGGATTGGTGGAATATGGTGAGGTGACTCGTTTCTCCGGATTACCGGAGAGTAACAACAAGTGGATGATTGTTCCCATTTTGTTTGTCATCATGGTAGGAGGCTCATTTATCAAATCCATCATATCGGGGTCAGTGGCCAAAGAAACGACAGAAGCTACCCGGGCACGGGGATATTCCATTTTCTACATGATGGTCAACATAGGAGCTTTCACCGGAAAAACCATTGTCGACCCATTGCGGAATCTCATCGGTGAACAAGCTTATATTTACATCAATTATTTCTCGGCCGCAATGACAATCCTGGCTTTGCTATCCGTCATTCTATTGTATAAATCGGCACATACGGCCGGCGAAGGAAAGAGCATGCGCGAAATAGGCCGGGGATTTATGCGCATCATCACCAACTGGCGTTTACTGATTCTTATTCTTATCGTCACGGGCTTCTGGATGGTGCAGCAGCAATTGTATGCCACCATGCCCAAATACGTGATTCGCATGGCAGGCGAAACGGCTAAGCCGGGATGGATAGCCAATGTGAATCCATTGGTCGTGGTCTGCTGCGTAAGCTTCATCACCCGGCTGATGGCAAAACGTTCGGCCATCTTATCCATGAATATAGGCATGTTTCTGATTCCCATCTCGGCATTGCTGATGGCATGCGGCAATCTATTGGATAATGAGGTGATCGGTGGCATGAGCAACATCACGCTGATGATGGTGCTGGGTATCGTGGTGCAGGCTTTGGCAGAATGCTTCATCTCCCCACGCTATCTGGAATATTTCTCTTTACAGGCCCCTAAGGGAGAAGAAGGTATGTATCTCGGATTCAGCCATCTCCATTCATTCTTGTCTTCCATTTTCGGATTCGGCATTGCCGGTGTGCTTCTGACAGAATACTGCCCCGACCCGCTTTTGTTTGAGACACGAGAAGCGTGGGAAGCAGCCAGCACTAATGCGCATTATATCTGGTACTACTTTGCCGGTATCGGACTGGTTGCCGCAATTGCACTATCCGTTTTTGCCAAAACCACAGGAATCATTGACAAAAAGAAGAAAGCATAA
- a CDS encoding FHA domain-containing protein has translation MKRIRCPKCESYLMFDETKYSEGQSLVFVCEQCKKQFSIRLGKTKNQVSQKEELLNEEEYKKSFGSITVIENVFGFKQILPLKEGDNVIGRRCVGTIVHVPIESSDMSMDRRHCIINVKRNKQGELVYTLRDALSLTGTFLNNELLGEKDHIHIKDGAIVTIGATTFILRTAE, from the coding sequence ATGAAGCGAATCCGTTGTCCCAAATGCGAGAGTTATTTAATGTTCGATGAAACAAAGTATAGCGAAGGTCAGTCATTGGTCTTCGTTTGCGAGCAATGCAAAAAACAATTCAGCATTCGTTTAGGTAAAACAAAGAACCAAGTTTCTCAAAAAGAGGAGCTTCTCAATGAAGAAGAATATAAAAAATCTTTCGGCAGCATAACGGTTATAGAAAATGTATTTGGATTCAAACAGATACTGCCTCTTAAAGAAGGAGATAATGTGATAGGGCGTCGTTGTGTGGGAACAATTGTTCATGTTCCCATAGAAAGTTCGGATATGAGCATGGATCGCAGGCATTGCATTATCAATGTGAAACGTAACAAGCAAGGCGAATTGGTATATACGCTACGCGATGCTCTCAGTCTGACAGGTACTTTCCTGAACAATGAACTTTTAGGCGAAAAAGATCATATACACATTAAGGATGGAGCAATTGTAACTATTGGCGCCACCACCTTTATTCTGCGCACGGCAGAATAG
- a CDS encoding HU domain-containing protein — translation MIELSQHIEALLLENDCVIVPGLGGFVAHYTSATRIEEESLFLPPTRIIGFNPQLTMNDGVLVQSYMAVYNTSFADATRIIERKVEDIFATLHEEGKLDLPNVGELRYSIYGTYEFIPYDDKITSPYLYGLDSFEMKKLSALTQTTGGKLIPLTPAIEGNKKRNFEIKINRSYLSNAVAMIAAVVLFFLLSTPLENTEVLEGNYAQLLPGDLFKKIEKQSLAFTPIVSKTVKNKKNPVALAPAKPEVMANVSRPVTAVTQTVDAPEIVKPVPPPLPYHIIVASVGTEKDAQLMAEHLIQKGFSGAKAIIGDGKMRVSILSCSTEAEVYQALTEIRKNEAYQNAWVLKK, via the coding sequence ATGATTGAGTTATCACAACACATAGAAGCATTATTACTGGAAAATGATTGTGTCATTGTTCCGGGATTAGGCGGCTTTGTTGCTCACTACACCTCGGCGACAAGGATTGAGGAAGAGAGCCTCTTCCTGCCCCCTACCCGTATCATCGGCTTCAATCCCCAACTGACAATGAATGATGGAGTGTTGGTGCAATCTTATATGGCTGTCTATAACACCAGTTTTGCAGATGCTACCAGAATAATCGAAAGGAAAGTGGAAGATATTTTTGCCACTCTTCATGAAGAAGGGAAACTGGATTTACCCAATGTAGGAGAACTTCGTTACTCTATCTATGGAACCTATGAATTTATTCCTTACGATGATAAAATCACCAGCCCTTATCTATATGGCCTGGATAGCTTTGAAATGAAAAAGCTATCTGCTTTGACGCAAACTACCGGAGGAAAGCTCATTCCTTTGACACCGGCAATAGAGGGGAATAAGAAAAGGAACTTTGAAATCAAGATTAACCGTTCGTACTTATCGAATGCTGTGGCTATGATAGCGGCCGTTGTGTTATTCTTCCTGCTGTCCACTCCGTTGGAAAACACGGAAGTTTTAGAAGGAAATTATGCGCAACTGCTTCCCGGGGATCTTTTTAAGAAGATAGAGAAGCAATCTCTGGCCTTTACTCCAATTGTTTCAAAAACGGTAAAGAATAAAAAAAATCCGGTTGCTCTTGCACCTGCAAAACCCGAAGTCATGGCAAATGTCTCGCGTCCGGTAACAGCGGTCACTCAGACAGTAGATGCTCCGGAGATTGTCAAGCCCGTTCCTCCTCCCCTACCTTATCACATCATTGTTGCAAGTGTGGGAACAGAGAAAGATGCACAGCTGATGGCGGAACACCTGATACAAAAAGGATTTTCAGGTGCAAAAGCTATCATAGGTGATGGCAAGATGCGTGTCAGCATTCTGTCGTGCAGCACAGAAGCGGAAGTTTATCAGGCTTTGACTGAAATTCGTAAGAATGAAGCTTATCAGAACGCGTGGGTACTGAAGAAATAA
- a CDS encoding LacI family DNA-binding transcriptional regulator: MGNKIYTIKDIARMAGVSAGTVDRVLHNRGDVSLASREKVQKVLDEIDYQPNMFAIGLAAKKRYRIVCIIPYYIEHDYWHAVAQGVGRAAQELHPFNVGVDFLYYSHADKQSYEEACRFLQQESADAVLIAPNFEEETLKLTSYLEKNDIPYAFVDFNIEHTHALCYIGQDSGVSGYIAAKILMNSYEAGQELVLFLNSQKDNPAEIQMQRRLEGFMQYLTERHYDLPIHDVILHKEDADANQQILDTFFNEHPKAVLGVVFNSRVYQVAHYLQTKEQKLKNLLGYDLLQKNVEYLRTGEVNYLIGQRPGLQGYCGIKALCNHIVFKKTVTAVKYMPIDVMMKENIDFYFEFE, encoded by the coding sequence ATGGGGAATAAGATTTATACCATTAAAGACATTGCACGTATGGCAGGCGTCTCTGCCGGAACCGTGGATCGCGTATTGCACAATCGCGGAGACGTATCTCTTGCCAGTAGGGAGAAAGTTCAGAAAGTGCTCGATGAGATAGACTATCAGCCAAACATGTTTGCCATCGGGCTGGCTGCCAAGAAACGCTACCGCATTGTTTGCATTATACCTTATTATATAGAGCACGATTATTGGCATGCCGTAGCCCAAGGAGTAGGGCGTGCTGCGCAAGAACTCCATCCTTTTAATGTAGGAGTGGACTTTTTATATTATTCGCATGCCGACAAGCAGTCTTACGAAGAGGCATGCCGGTTTCTTCAACAAGAATCGGCCGATGCAGTATTGATTGCACCGAACTTCGAAGAAGAGACGCTGAAGCTTACATCTTATCTCGAAAAGAATGACATTCCTTACGCGTTTGTCGATTTCAACATTGAGCACACACATGCCTTATGCTATATCGGACAAGATTCCGGAGTCAGCGGCTACATTGCCGCCAAGATTCTGATGAATAGTTATGAAGCGGGGCAGGAGCTTGTGCTTTTCCTTAACAGCCAGAAGGACAATCCGGCAGAGATACAGATGCAGCGCCGCCTGGAGGGCTTCATGCAATATCTTACCGAGAGGCACTACGACCTGCCCATTCACGACGTCATTCTGCACAAAGAAGACGCAGATGCCAATCAACAGATATTAGATACGTTCTTTAATGAACATCCAAAGGCTGTTTTAGGGGTGGTATTCAATTCCCGCGTATATCAGGTGGCGCACTATTTGCAGACAAAAGAACAGAAGTTGAAGAATCTGTTAGGCTACGACCTTCTGCAAAAGAACGTGGAATACCTGAGAACGGGCGAAGTGAACTATCTCATCGGCCAACGCCCCGGCCTGCAAGGCTATTGCGGAATAAAAGCCTTGTGCAACCACATCGTATTCAAAAAAACGGTTACAGCCGTAAAATACATGCCCATTGATGTCATGATGAAAGAAAACATTGACTTTTATTTTGAATTCGAGTAG
- the uxaC gene encoding glucuronate isomerase, with translation MKNFMDENFLLQTETAQKLYHEHAAKMPIIDYHCHLIPQMVADDYQFKSLTEIWLGGDHYKWRAMRTNGVDERFCTGKDTTDWEKFEKWAETVPYTFRNPLYHWTHLELKTAFGIDKILNPKTARDIYEECNEKLKRPEYSARGMMRRYHVEVVCTTDDPIDSLEYHIRTRESGFEIKMLPTWRPDKAMAVENPADFRAYAEKLAEVSGVSISSFDNMIAALRKRHDFFAGQGCKLSDHGIEEFYAEDYTDAEINAIFNKVYGGKMLTKEEVLKFKSAMLVVFGEMDWEKGWTQQFHYGAIRNNNSKMFKLLGPDTGFDSIGEFTTAKAMAKFLDRLNSEGKLTKTILYNLNPCANEVIATMLGNFQDGTVAGKIQFGSGWWFLDQKDGMEKQMNALSVLGLLSRFVGMLTDSRSFLSYPRHEYFRRTLCNLVGRDVENGEIPASEMERVNQMIEDISYHNAKNFFRF, from the coding sequence ATGAAGAACTTTATGGATGAGAACTTCTTGTTGCAAACAGAAACTGCACAGAAGTTGTATCATGAGCATGCGGCTAAAATGCCGATTATCGATTATCACTGTCACTTGATTCCTCAAATGGTGGCAGATGATTATCAGTTTAAGTCCTTGACGGAAATCTGGCTGGGTGGAGACCATTACAAATGGCGTGCCATGCGTACCAATGGTGTGGATGAACGCTTCTGTACGGGTAAAGATACCACCGATTGGGAGAAATTCGAGAAATGGGCGGAAACCGTACCCTACACTTTCCGCAATCCGTTGTATCATTGGACTCATCTTGAACTAAAAACAGCTTTTGGCATTGATAAGATTCTGAATCCTAAAACCGCACGTGATATATATGAGGAATGCAACGAAAAACTGAAGCGGCCGGAATATTCGGCACGCGGCATGATGCGGCGTTATCACGTGGAAGTGGTTTGCACGACCGATGATCCCATTGATTCCTTGGAATACCACATCAGGACTCGCGAAAGCGGTTTTGAGATAAAGATGTTGCCTACTTGGCGTCCCGACAAGGCTATGGCGGTGGAAAATCCTGCCGACTTCCGCGCTTACGCAGAAAAGCTGGCAGAGGTGAGTGGTGTTAGCATCTCGAGTTTCGACAACATGATTGCCGCTTTGCGCAAACGTCATGACTTCTTTGCCGGACAAGGTTGCAAGTTATCCGATCATGGCATTGAAGAGTTCTATGCTGAAGATTATACGGATGCGGAAATCAATGCTATATTCAATAAGGTGTATGGCGGCAAGATGCTGACTAAAGAAGAGGTCTTGAAATTCAAGTCGGCCATGTTGGTCGTGTTTGGAGAAATGGATTGGGAAAAGGGGTGGACGCAACAGTTCCATTATGGAGCCATCCGCAACAACAACAGCAAGATGTTTAAATTGTTGGGGCCTGACACCGGCTTTGATTCAATCGGCGAATTTACTACGGCGAAAGCAATGGCTAAGTTCCTTGACCGTCTGAACTCGGAAGGAAAGCTTACGAAGACCATCCTCTACAATCTCAATCCATGCGCTAATGAGGTGATTGCTACTATGTTGGGGAACTTTCAGGATGGAACTGTCGCCGGTAAGATACAATTCGGCTCCGGTTGGTGGTTCCTTGACCAAAAAGACGGTATGGAGAAACAGATGAACGCGCTTTCCGTGCTGGGATTACTGAGCCGTTTTGTAGGTATGCTGACCGATTCCCGTTCTTTCCTCTCCTATCCTCGTCATGAATACTTCCGTCGCACGTTGTGCAACCTTGTGGGACGTGATGTGGAAAACGGTGAAATTCCCGCATCCGAAATGGAACGTGTAAATCAGATGATTGAAGATATCAGCTATCATAACGCTAAGAACTTCTTCCGATTCTGA
- a CDS encoding DUF4738 domain-containing protein produces MNIRRSTILIVLVLLSASCGNRQNGRMSEKEDITAKQMLQGIWVDDETEMPLMRIEGDTIYYADSQNIPVSFKIVQDTIYIYSKEPVAYKIDKQSEYNFWFHSLMADVIKLHKSENTEDLLAFSNGDVEIISSTPEVVKKDSIIIYEGTRYRGYVYINPSKMKVFKTFYSENGLGVDNVYYDNVIHICVYQGRKMLYGRDITKNMFSELFSPEMLSQSILADMNFVGVDSAGYHYQATIGIPESSAYNLIDMIIGFDGKITIRKAE; encoded by the coding sequence ATGAATATAAGACGAAGTACGATTCTCATTGTGCTTGTTCTTTTATCAGCATCATGCGGCAACAGGCAAAACGGAAGAATGTCTGAAAAAGAAGACATTACTGCCAAACAAATGTTGCAAGGCATTTGGGTGGATGACGAAACCGAAATGCCATTGATGCGCATTGAGGGAGACACAATCTATTATGCCGACTCTCAAAATATTCCAGTATCTTTTAAGATAGTCCAAGACACCATATACATATATAGTAAAGAGCCGGTAGCCTATAAGATAGATAAACAATCGGAATACAACTTTTGGTTTCATTCTCTGATGGCTGACGTTATTAAACTTCATAAATCGGAGAATACCGAGGACCTTCTGGCGTTCAGCAACGGTGATGTAGAGATTATTTCGTCAACGCCGGAAGTTGTAAAGAAAGACAGTATTATAATATACGAAGGCACGAGATACAGAGGGTATGTATATATCAATCCTTCTAAGATGAAAGTCTTTAAAACCTTTTATTCCGAGAATGGGCTCGGGGTTGATAATGTATATTATGATAATGTGATACACATCTGTGTGTACCAAGGTAGAAAAATGCTTTATGGACGAGACATTACCAAAAACATGTTCTCGGAACTTTTTTCTCCTGAAATGCTGAGTCAAAGCATTCTTGCGGATATGAATTTCGTGGGAGTGGATAGCGCAGGCTATCATTATCAAGCCACTATCGGTATCCCCGAAAGTTCGGCATATAACCTGATAGATATGATTATCGGATTCGATGGGAAGATAACAATAAGAAAGGCGGAGTGA